In Turicibacter sanguinis, a genomic segment contains:
- a CDS encoding GyrI-like domain-containing protein, translating to MKHEWRKHEKELYMPKAKPTLVTIPKQPFITIKGKGNPNQADFSDRIRVLYSIAYAIKMMPKKGYTPVGYMEYTVYPLEGVWDLTEEGRQSQVLNKDELLYTIMIRQPEFVTTEVFEKALNEVKKKKPHPLLDEVVFEEIEDGLSVQMLHVGPYDDELITFEKMKTFINEQNLTIVSLKHREIYLSDFRKVTPDKLKTVLRYRVE from the coding sequence ATGAAGCATGAATGGCGAAAACACGAGAAAGAATTATATATGCCGAAGGCTAAGCCAACATTGGTCACCATTCCTAAGCAACCATTTATCACGATTAAAGGAAAGGGAAATCCAAATCAAGCGGATTTTAGTGATCGAATTAGAGTGCTTTATTCGATTGCGTACGCTATTAAAATGATGCCGAAAAAAGGATATACACCAGTTGGCTACATGGAATATACGGTATATCCATTAGAAGGAGTTTGGGATTTAACGGAGGAAGGTAGACAATCACAGGTACTTAATAAAGATGAATTGTTGTATACGATTATGATTCGCCAACCGGAGTTTGTGACAACGGAAGTTTTTGAAAAAGCATTGAATGAAGTGAAAAAGAAGAAGCCTCATCCACTGCTAGATGAGGTGGTATTTGAAGAGATAGAAGATGGATTATCGGTACAAATGCTACATGTTGGTCCATATGATGATGAACTGATCACCTTTGAAAAGATGAAGACATTTATTAATGAACAAAATCTAACTATTGTATCGTTAAAGCATCGAGAAATTTATTTATCCGATTTTAGAAAAGTAACACCAGATAAATTGAAAACAGTTTTAAGATATCGAGTTGAATAA